From one Thermodesulfovibrionia bacterium genomic stretch:
- a CDS encoding class I SAM-dependent methyltransferase — protein sequence MMAGAFHLKSAPNLSNGWGPPLDLGAGNGVDLDIAKAINPSAKMCAVEFYEPNIAGLKSRDIEVHQLDIERDRLPFENESVDIVIANQFLEHTKEIFWIMHETSRILKINGKLILGVPNLASLHNRLLLLAGMQPTPIQLFSAHVRAFTKSGLLDFLDIYSGYELIDFKGSNFYPFPPIIAKSLAKMFPSLAWGNFFLLEKKKKYSNEFLDYPIREKLQTNFYLG from the coding sequence ATGATGGCCGGTGCATTCCACCTTAAATCAGCCCCTAACCTGTCCAATGGATGGGGTCCACCTCTGGATTTAGGTGCCGGGAACGGGGTTGACCTTGACATTGCAAAAGCGATAAATCCGTCAGCAAAGATGTGTGCAGTAGAATTTTATGAACCTAATATAGCTGGGCTGAAAAGCCGGGATATTGAAGTTCATCAGCTTGATATAGAAAGAGATAGGCTTCCATTTGAAAATGAATCAGTTGATATTGTAATTGCCAATCAATTTCTGGAACATACAAAAGAGATCTTTTGGATAATGCATGAGACCAGCAGGATACTAAAGATTAATGGAAAACTGATTTTAGGTGTTCCTAATTTAGCATCATTACACAATCGACTGCTATTACTTGCCGGTATGCAGCCGACCCCTATTCAGTTGTTCTCTGCTCATGTCAGAGCTTTTACAAAATCCGGGCTCCTGGATTTTCTGGATATCTATTCAGGATATGAATTAATAGATTTCAAAGGAAGCAATTTTTACCCTTTCCCTCCGATCATAGCTAAATCTCTGGCAAAGATGTTCCCTTCATTGGCATGGGGGAATTTCTTTCTTCTAGAAAAAAAGAAAAAATATTCAAATGAATTCCTTGATTATCCTATCAGGGAGAAATTGCAAACAAACTTTTATCTGGGATAA